A window of the Butyricimonas virosa genome harbors these coding sequences:
- a CDS encoding PKD-like family lipoprotein: protein MKKIYCLLGFIACVFYACLEDKGNDIYRELNDVTIENIKDTTIEQFTHFQITPKITVKTGDFNPENYTYLWHMYITYGSGNPTKSDTLSFEKDLDVEITSIPEEYSLIFEMTDKETGVQYTTEKTAYITVVNSYSKGMMALSNVNGEANVTFVNVVGSVVEDAYQKVNGEIAGKNPTGVRYITSMLAGAEKMVVIMTDDERGGVVVKPLDMSYVMDFKDMFYFQPEVVKPQSFGTHSITYFEYVNNNGILYRRENRENGYPRYGVAVKGDYQKIAPFDFFFSMVNYRAYFYDQGKERFISMKCPLQYDEIITLPDDLTGEFNPNSVGMQMVWGGLFGNEYSMSSGRAVMIDDAGEHYMLSFEVGKDKDGNPQFSPKKKKQLSYPGGKEACTFTTSQKANFLYYGYADKIACVSFDTGNLLMEYEVGGGNVDYIECDQVGNTNQMWVGVSDGSGAKNSGSIVVLEMSTDGSLKEVARYKNVCGKVVDFEYKK, encoded by the coding sequence ATGAAAAAAATATATTGTTTGTTAGGGTTTATTGCCTGTGTCTTTTACGCTTGTCTGGAAGATAAGGGGAATGATATATACAGGGAGTTGAACGATGTAACTATCGAGAATATTAAGGATACGACGATCGAACAATTTACGCATTTCCAGATTACGCCGAAAATTACTGTCAAGACCGGTGATTTTAACCCGGAGAATTACACTTATTTGTGGCATATGTATATTACTTATGGTTCTGGTAATCCTACGAAATCGGATACTCTCTCTTTCGAGAAGGATTTGGATGTGGAGATTACGAGTATACCGGAGGAATATTCGCTTATTTTCGAGATGACGGATAAAGAAACGGGAGTACAATATACGACTGAAAAAACGGCATATATTACCGTGGTTAATTCTTATTCAAAGGGAATGATGGCTTTGAGTAACGTGAACGGGGAGGCTAACGTGACTTTCGTGAATGTTGTCGGTTCGGTCGTGGAGGATGCCTATCAGAAAGTGAATGGGGAAATTGCCGGTAAGAATCCGACTGGAGTTCGTTATATAACCAGTATGCTGGCAGGTGCGGAAAAGATGGTGGTGATCATGACGGATGACGAGCGGGGTGGTGTTGTGGTGAAGCCGTTGGATATGTCATATGTGATGGATTTTAAAGATATGTTTTATTTCCAACCGGAGGTCGTGAAACCTCAGTCTTTCGGAACACATAGTATTACTTATTTTGAATACGTGAACAATAATGGGATCCTTTACCGGAGAGAGAATCGAGAAAACGGTTATCCGAGGTACGGGGTTGCAGTGAAAGGTGACTACCAAAAGATCGCCCCGTTTGATTTCTTTTTCTCCATGGTGAATTACAGGGCTTATTTTTATGATCAGGGGAAAGAGCGTTTTATTTCCATGAAATGTCCTTTGCAGTATGATGAAATTATTACTTTGCCGGATGACCTGACCGGGGAATTTAATCCGAATAGCGTGGGAATGCAGATGGTGTGGGGAGGATTGTTTGGTAACGAGTATTCTATGAGTAGCGGACGTGCCGTGATGATTGATGATGCGGGCGAGCATTATATGCTCTCTTTCGAGGTGGGTAAAGATAAGGATGGTAACCCGCAGTTCTCCCCGAAGAAAAAGAAACAATTGTCTTATCCAGGCGGTAAGGAAGCGTGTACTTTCACGACTTCTCAGAAGGCGAATTTCTTGTACTACGGTTACGCCGACAAGATTGCTTGTGTCAGTTTCGACACCGGAAACTTATTGATGGAGTATGAAGTGGGAGGAGGAAATGTTGATTATATCGAATGTGACCAGGTTGGGAATACCAACCAAATGTGGGTTGGAGTTAGTGATGGTTCGGGAGCGAAGAATTCGGGTTCTATCGTGGTGTTGGAAATGAGTACGGATGGTTCGTTGAAGGAGGTTGCCCGGTACAAGAATGTATGTGGTAAAGTGGTTGATTTCGAGTATAAAAAATAA
- a CDS encoding DUF4843 domain-containing protein, with the protein MKKLYYIFLLLITFGSCKDDANYPFAGKDAVYFQLQAESYYWTKTLDSIVYSFAGKGVDQDTLWVRVNLAGEATPEGRPVIVVVDEEKTTAEAGLHYEALKVEYVLPGDSVYVNIPVIIYNKDKALENKQVVIGLALKPSEALELGITERLSCRLLVSNMLGKPTYWESTIKYDFGVYSRRKHELCMIELKRDFPVEGSEYSDQRSMWQVYGAYMSDYFERNYPVKDENNAVIEPW; encoded by the coding sequence ATGAAAAAGTTATATTATATTTTCTTGTTGTTGATTACTTTCGGAAGTTGTAAGGATGATGCGAATTATCCTTTCGCGGGGAAAGATGCGGTTTATTTCCAGTTGCAGGCGGAAAGTTATTATTGGACGAAGACTTTGGATAGTATCGTTTATTCTTTTGCCGGCAAGGGGGTTGATCAGGATACTTTGTGGGTTCGTGTAAATCTGGCAGGGGAGGCAACGCCTGAGGGACGCCCGGTGATCGTGGTGGTGGATGAGGAGAAGACGACAGCGGAAGCGGGTTTGCATTACGAGGCATTGAAGGTGGAATACGTGTTGCCGGGTGATTCGGTGTACGTGAATATTCCAGTGATCATTTATAATAAAGATAAGGCGTTGGAAAACAAACAAGTGGTGATCGGGCTCGCTTTGAAACCTTCGGAGGCACTAGAATTGGGTATTACCGAGCGTTTGAGTTGTCGGTTGCTTGTTTCTAATATGTTGGGTAAGCCAACTTATTGGGAATCGACGATCAAGTATGATTTCGGGGTTTATTCTAGGCGGAAACACGAGTTGTGTATGATTGAATTGAAACGGGATTTCCCGGTAGAAGGGAGCGAGTATTCCGATCAGCGTTCGATGTGGCAAGTGTATGGTGCCTATATGAGTGATTATTTCGAGAGGAATTATCCGGTAAAGGATGAGAATAACGCTGTTATAGAACCTTGGTAA
- a CDS encoding RagB/SusD family nutrient uptake outer membrane protein, whose translation MKYSIVKYIGLVGALLLGGCNDWLDVDPKSQIKQEVLFESEAGFRDALTGIYTVMARKQMYGGNETMGFLDMVGQVYTDVAYDYTDVLNYDYEATKVEQCIDTIWRGNYNAIANCNHILANIDERKNVFSSGVYEAVKAEAMALRGFLHFDLLRGFAPSYLRGADKAAIPYVEKVTNEPIAQLTVAEVIDKVIGDVETARELIREVDPIGPAHDSYTEQGYETEDYIQGDGFWLYRKSRLNYYGMTALLARVYLYKGDKENALECAKEVIDSKKFTLLEESQLVTTKTWGLLCSENEYISSLYVYDMEKGRSDVYFGEESSMKCHISDTRRASVFGTPGEDIDWRNQNMFFLKTGEAKTYVGKYRGVNRIPLLKLSEMYLIAAEASGDKGYLQTLRDHRGYVNYPLEENCDLAAEIEAEYRKEFIAEGQLFYYYKRLDYVTLPEMGVVMTGNYVFPMPDDEIEFGDIK comes from the coding sequence ATGAAATATAGCATAGTAAAATATATTGGGTTAGTAGGTGCTCTTTTGTTGGGTGGTTGCAATGATTGGCTGGATGTGGATCCGAAGTCGCAGATAAAACAGGAAGTTTTGTTCGAGTCGGAAGCTGGCTTCCGGGATGCGTTGACAGGAATATACACGGTTATGGCAAGAAAGCAAATGTATGGTGGAAATGAGACGATGGGCTTTCTGGATATGGTAGGCCAAGTGTACACGGATGTAGCTTATGATTACACGGATGTGCTTAATTATGATTATGAGGCAACTAAAGTTGAGCAATGTATCGACACTATTTGGCGGGGAAATTATAATGCGATAGCGAATTGTAATCACATTCTTGCCAATATCGATGAGCGGAAAAATGTTTTCAGTAGTGGCGTGTACGAGGCCGTGAAAGCGGAGGCTATGGCTTTGCGGGGATTCTTGCATTTCGACTTGTTGCGGGGATTTGCCCCGTCGTATTTAAGGGGAGCGGATAAAGCTGCTATCCCTTACGTGGAAAAAGTGACCAATGAACCGATTGCTCAACTGACAGTAGCGGAGGTGATCGATAAGGTAATCGGTGACGTGGAGACTGCACGAGAACTGATCCGGGAGGTGGATCCGATCGGGCCGGCACACGATTCGTACACGGAGCAAGGTTATGAGACGGAGGATTATATCCAGGGTGACGGTTTTTGGTTGTATCGGAAATCCCGTTTGAATTATTATGGAATGACGGCTTTACTGGCTCGTGTATACCTGTATAAAGGGGATAAGGAGAACGCTTTGGAGTGTGCCAAAGAGGTTATTGATTCAAAGAAGTTTACCTTGTTGGAGGAATCACAATTAGTGACAACTAAGACCTGGGGATTATTGTGTAGTGAGAACGAGTATATTTCTTCCTTGTACGTGTATGATATGGAAAAGGGGCGGTCTGACGTGTATTTCGGCGAGGAGAGTTCCATGAAGTGTCATATATCCGATACTCGTCGGGCCAGTGTGTTCGGAACTCCCGGAGAGGATATCGATTGGCGGAACCAGAATATGTTTTTCTTGAAGACCGGGGAGGCTAAAACGTATGTCGGTAAATACAGGGGAGTGAACAGAATTCCTTTATTGAAATTGTCGGAAATGTACCTGATCGCTGCGGAGGCTTCGGGGGACAAAGGGTATTTGCAAACGTTACGTGATCACCGGGGATACGTGAATTATCCGTTGGAGGAAAATTGTGATCTGGCTGCGGAAATCGAGGCGGAATACCGGAAAGAGTTTATAGCGGAAGGACAGTTGTTTTATTATTATAAACGACTTGATTACGTTACTTTACCTGAAATGGGTGTTGTGATGACCGGTAATTACGTGTTTCCGATGCCGGATGATGAAATAGAGTTTGGTGATATTAAATAA
- a CDS encoding SusC/RagA family TonB-linked outer membrane protein, whose product MKKNIQKLNRIMIKMKLACLVVLLTCSGLSAKVWSQQERINLKFEQVSFVQLFDLIQQKTNLKFVFNHEDVQEFKTNKQDFTSKTVKEILDVVFKGKPLTYEVLADHIVISRVMEEKKKTIKGSVVDDTGVPLPGVTIRLKNTQLGVSTDVDGCFTILVPEKDNAILVFSFVGMITKEVKWNGEENLKVILKQDLKEMEEVVVTGYFNKSKESFTGAARTITAEELQMGGNQNILTALQNVDPSFMKIENNLAGSNPNVVPEFQIRGAGSISGIESEYEGNPNSPVFIVDGFETTAEKVYDMDPYRVASITLLKDAAATAIYGSRASNGVVVITTNAPANGKMQVSYNVDASFYIADLSDYNVCNAVEKLEIEKAAGMYTSTAVNQQITLNKWYSEKLANIKKGYDTYWLDKPLDAVAVAHKHSLRLDGGNENIRYGIELGYSNTPGVMKESGRRRLALGMELQYIYKDLTFRNNLTYSNVKATNSPYGSFSVYAGLNPYVRYKDDDGNYIYKVDKYIPIGGGGLGVEYFNPLYNTTLNTRDEEKYNDVTNNFGVDWTIMDGLRLKGSFSFTHQNTYKDNFKPAKHTDFATYDDDNFDRRGAYVGARGEKYSYDASLIMTYFYQMEKHVLNANLGWNLQESVTREFTVKTEGFPNENLDYISFATQYEKAGSPSGDEYTSRLVGFLGNVNYSYDERYLLDLSFREDASSRFGSDKRWAPFWSVGLGWNLQNESFLKDVTFINRLKIRGSYGLTGSQNYNPYQAMTTYKYLTGERYHHTVGAEVMALGNEKLGWQRTLQQNYGLDIDLWDERINFTGNYYVKLSKDVLTAVTLPPSLGFGSYMDNLGEVKNYGYELSLRVALLKNPSKQLYWSVNATALHNKNKLMKISNALRAYNDDQDEDTMSGSKKKESNRPKVRYIEGKSMNSIWVNQSLGVDPATGYELFQAVNGDIVTTWSTDNYVIGGCTDSDLEGTFGTNLVWKGFQLNAIFRYNYGGQVYNQTLVDKVQDADLRKNVDRRVFEDRWQKPGDKVMFTRLIGGATANATSVTKPTSRFVEDNNWLELSTLNVSYEFNMNWMKKVGLKRLKALFYMNDVFRVSTVKQERGIAYPFARNFSIGLQARF is encoded by the coding sequence ATGAAAAAAAACATTCAAAAATTGAACCGGATCATGATTAAAATGAAATTGGCGTGTCTGGTCGTTCTATTAACATGCTCTGGGCTAAGTGCGAAAGTCTGGTCCCAGCAGGAACGAATCAATCTGAAATTTGAACAAGTGTCCTTTGTTCAATTATTCGATTTGATCCAGCAGAAAACAAATTTAAAGTTCGTGTTTAATCACGAGGATGTACAGGAATTTAAAACAAACAAGCAAGATTTTACAAGTAAAACCGTGAAGGAGATTCTAGACGTTGTTTTTAAAGGTAAACCTTTAACTTATGAAGTTCTTGCGGATCACATTGTGATTTCCCGTGTTATGGAGGAGAAAAAAAAGACGATTAAGGGGAGTGTGGTTGATGATACGGGAGTACCTCTTCCTGGGGTTACGATTCGTTTAAAAAATACTCAGTTAGGGGTTAGTACAGATGTGGATGGCTGTTTCACAATACTTGTTCCTGAAAAGGATAATGCGATTCTTGTTTTTTCTTTTGTGGGGATGATAACGAAAGAGGTAAAATGGAATGGGGAAGAAAATTTGAAGGTGATTTTAAAACAAGATTTGAAAGAGATGGAGGAAGTGGTTGTTACCGGATATTTTAATAAGTCGAAAGAAAGTTTCACCGGAGCAGCTAGAACGATTACCGCTGAAGAATTACAAATGGGTGGGAATCAAAATATTCTGACTGCTTTGCAAAATGTCGATCCTTCGTTCATGAAAATAGAGAATAATCTAGCAGGTTCGAATCCGAACGTGGTTCCCGAGTTCCAGATCCGGGGTGCCGGGAGTATTTCCGGTATAGAGAGTGAATACGAGGGTAACCCGAATTCGCCGGTATTTATCGTTGACGGGTTCGAGACGACGGCCGAGAAGGTGTATGATATGGATCCTTATCGGGTGGCTTCTATTACCCTGTTGAAGGATGCGGCGGCAACGGCAATTTATGGTTCGAGAGCTTCCAACGGGGTGGTGGTTATTACAACGAATGCCCCGGCGAACGGGAAGATGCAGGTAAGTTATAATGTAGATGCCTCGTTTTATATTGCCGATTTGAGTGATTATAACGTGTGTAATGCAGTGGAGAAGTTGGAGATCGAGAAGGCGGCGGGAATGTACACGTCTACGGCGGTGAATCAGCAAATTACGTTGAATAAATGGTATAGCGAGAAGTTGGCGAATATAAAAAAGGGGTATGATACGTATTGGTTGGATAAGCCATTGGATGCCGTTGCCGTGGCTCATAAGCATTCGTTGCGTTTGGATGGTGGTAACGAAAATATTCGATACGGTATCGAGTTGGGATATAGCAACACACCGGGAGTGATGAAAGAGTCCGGGCGTCGTCGTTTGGCTCTGGGGATGGAGTTGCAGTATATTTACAAAGACTTGACTTTCAGGAATAATTTGACTTATTCGAACGTGAAGGCGACGAATTCTCCTTACGGGTCGTTTAGCGTTTATGCGGGACTTAATCCTTACGTGCGGTATAAGGATGATGACGGTAATTATATCTATAAGGTGGATAAGTATATTCCGATCGGTGGTGGCGGGTTAGGAGTGGAATATTTTAATCCATTGTATAATACGACGTTGAACACGAGGGATGAGGAGAAGTATAATGATGTGACGAATAATTTCGGGGTAGACTGGACGATCATGGATGGATTGCGTTTGAAGGGTAGTTTTTCGTTTACGCACCAGAATACTTACAAGGATAATTTCAAGCCTGCTAAACATACGGATTTTGCTACTTACGACGATGATAATTTCGATCGTCGGGGAGCTTATGTCGGAGCGCGCGGGGAGAAGTATAGTTATGATGCCAGCTTGATAATGACCTATTTCTACCAGATGGAGAAGCATGTGCTTAATGCTAATTTGGGTTGGAATCTTCAGGAGAGCGTGACGAGGGAATTTACGGTGAAGACGGAAGGATTCCCGAACGAAAATTTGGATTATATCAGTTTTGCAACGCAGTATGAGAAAGCCGGTTCTCCTTCGGGGGACGAGTATACATCCCGCTTGGTGGGTTTCTTGGGAAATGTGAATTACAGTTATGATGAACGTTATTTGCTGGACCTTTCTTTTCGTGAAGATGCGTCTTCGCGTTTCGGTTCGGACAAGCGATGGGCGCCCTTCTGGTCTGTGGGATTAGGATGGAATTTGCAAAACGAGAGTTTCCTGAAAGATGTAACTTTTATCAATAGGTTGAAGATACGCGGGTCGTACGGTTTGACGGGTAGCCAGAATTACAATCCTTATCAAGCGATGACGACGTATAAATATTTAACAGGTGAGCGTTATCATCACACGGTGGGTGCAGAAGTGATGGCCTTGGGAAACGAGAAGTTGGGATGGCAGCGCACGTTGCAGCAGAATTATGGGTTGGATATTGATTTGTGGGATGAGCGGATAAATTTTACGGGGAACTATTACGTGAAGTTATCCAAGGATGTGTTGACTGCCGTGACGTTACCGCCTTCTTTGGGATTTGGTTCGTATATGGATAATCTGGGTGAGGTGAAGAATTACGGGTATGAGTTGAGTTTACGTGTGGCGTTGTTGAAGAATCCTTCGAAACAATTGTATTGGAGTGTGAATGCGACTGCTTTGCATAACAAGAATAAATTGATGAAAATTTCGAATGCTTTGCGTGCTTATAATGATGATCAGGATGAGGATACGATGTCCGGTTCTAAGAAAAAGGAATCGAATCGTCCTAAAGTGCGTTATATCGAGGGAAAATCGATGAATTCTATTTGGGTGAATCAATCCTTGGGAGTAGACCCCGCTACCGGGTATGAATTGTTCCAGGCTGTAAACGGGGATATCGTGACGACCTGGAGCACGGATAATTACGTGATCGGCGGATGCACGGATTCGGATTTGGAAGGAACGTTCGGGACGAATTTAGTCTGGAAAGGATTTCAGTTGAATGCGATTTTCCGTTACAATTACGGGGGGCAAGTTTATAACCAGACGTTAGTGGATAAGGTGCAGGATGCGGATCTGCGAAAAAATGTCGATCGCCGTGTATTCGAGGATCGTTGGCAAAAACCGGGGGATAAGGTGATGTTCACGCGGCTTATCGGTGGTGCGACCGCAAATGCGACGAGTGTAACGAAGCCGACGTCTCGGTTTGTAGAGGATAATAATTGGCTGGAGTTGTCTACCTTGAACGTGTCGTATGAATTCAATATGAATTGGATGAAGAAAGTGGGATTAAAACGGTTGAAAGCCTTGTTTTATATGAATGATGTATTCCGGGTTTCAACGGTGAAGCAGGAAAGGGGTATCGCTTACCCGTTCGCCCGTAATTTTAGTATAGGTTTACAAGCCCGGTTTTAG
- a CDS encoding FecR family protein has protein sequence MEKELEEIIMKQLASDELSEEEKAYFEEWYKESSHQKYFQELLKIHSGIMAYSVKDHVDREKAWRKVRPVRKISRIYEVLKYAVILLLPLCIGILLFTREREKTTTVYVEPIVKPGGKLAVLTLSTGKQVELSERVASMSEQGAKISNSTNNELVYKPVEDVTSTEDVYNTITVPRGGEYKLVLADGTTVWLNSDSYIRFPVTFSGDKRQVELRGEAYFEVAKNMEKPFIVRINDYDICVTGTQFNVRDYSNESVVTTLVEGSIQLERGKQIQKLVPGQQALLVNGRWIIKEVDVTDFIGWREGAFNFKEVCLENIINELARWYDFDVYYQNAEVKNYHFTAWFRRNASIEEVIEVLEKTKKIQMRLDGKILIVQKKSI, from the coding sequence ATGGAAAAGGAATTAGAAGAGATAATAATGAAACAGCTCGCTTCTGATGAGTTATCGGAAGAAGAGAAAGCCTATTTTGAAGAATGGTACAAGGAATCTTCTCATCAAAAGTATTTCCAAGAATTATTGAAGATACATTCGGGTATAATGGCTTATTCCGTGAAAGATCATGTTGATCGGGAAAAAGCTTGGAGGAAAGTTCGTCCCGTGAGAAAAATTTCTCGGATATATGAGGTTTTAAAATATGCGGTAATTCTGTTATTACCTTTATGTATAGGGATTCTTCTATTTACTCGGGAGCGGGAAAAAACAACAACTGTTTATGTTGAGCCGATTGTTAAGCCAGGAGGAAAGCTTGCCGTGTTAACATTATCCACGGGTAAACAGGTGGAATTATCCGAGCGTGTTGCTAGTATGAGTGAACAAGGGGCAAAAATTTCTAATTCAACAAATAACGAGTTGGTATACAAACCAGTTGAAGATGTTACTTCAACTGAAGATGTCTATAATACAATTACGGTTCCGCGGGGAGGTGAATATAAATTAGTTTTAGCTGATGGAACAACGGTTTGGTTGAATTCGGATAGTTACATCCGTTTTCCGGTTACTTTTTCCGGGGATAAACGTCAAGTTGAATTACGGGGTGAAGCTTATTTCGAGGTAGCAAAAAATATGGAAAAACCTTTTATCGTGCGAATAAACGATTATGATATTTGTGTAACGGGAACGCAGTTTAACGTGCGGGATTATTCGAACGAGAGTGTAGTCACGACATTGGTAGAAGGAAGTATACAACTGGAACGGGGAAAACAAATACAGAAGCTGGTTCCAGGTCAACAGGCCTTATTGGTCAACGGGCGGTGGATCATAAAAGAAGTTGATGTAACGGATTTTATTGGTTGGCGGGAAGGTGCGTTTAATTTCAAAGAGGTTTGTTTGGAAAATATTATCAATGAATTGGCACGTTGGTATGATTTCGATGTGTACTACCAGAATGCGGAAGTGAAGAATTATCATTTCACGGCGTGGTTCCGTCGTAATGCTTCTATTGAAGAAGTTATTGAGGTATTGGAAAAGACAAAAAAAATTCAAATGAGACTGGATGGAAAGATATTGATCGTGCAGAAAAAATCAATATAA
- a CDS encoding RNA polymerase sigma-70 factor, with protein MTLKVPINQDRLINGDEKEFKSLFDLLYVGMVQQAIFYTNDFAVAEDVVQEVFVRLWEKRDELKGIQNLQGYLLLSVKNRCLNYLEHQQVVDKYKQYYLLQEVQDNNEDSGQFIEDIGKLLDKLPEKRRRVLEMSVLESKSYAEIADALAISLNTVKDHIKKAYAFLRDEMHKEISSSVLFFAFYRRKNRGCK; from the coding sequence ATGACATTAAAAGTTCCAATAAATCAAGATCGTTTAATAAATGGGGATGAAAAAGAATTTAAATCCCTGTTTGATTTATTGTATGTTGGAATGGTGCAACAGGCAATATTTTACACGAATGATTTTGCTGTTGCTGAGGATGTTGTACAAGAAGTCTTTGTTCGTTTGTGGGAAAAGCGGGATGAATTGAAAGGGATTCAGAATCTACAAGGGTATCTATTATTATCTGTAAAAAATCGTTGTTTAAATTATCTTGAACACCAACAAGTAGTGGATAAATACAAACAATATTATTTATTACAAGAAGTGCAAGATAATAATGAAGATTCGGGACAATTTATTGAAGATATTGGGAAATTGTTGGATAAATTGCCAGAAAAACGTCGTAGGGTGTTGGAAATGAGTGTTTTGGAATCTAAATCTTATGCGGAGATTGCAGATGCTTTGGCGATCTCTTTAAATACGGTGAAAGATCATATAAAAAAAGCGTACGCTTTTTTGCGTGATGAAATGCATAAAGAGATCTCGTCTTCAGTACTTTTCTTTGCCTTTTACCGTCGAAAAAATAGAGGTTGTAAATAA
- a CDS encoding zinc ribbon domain-containing protein yields MENKFCQSCGMPITSEEQFGRNADGSKNEEYCSYCYRDGAFTENCTMDEMIDHCLQFLDEFNKDMEHPYTKEEARAEMQKFFPMLKRWRS; encoded by the coding sequence ATGGAAAATAAATTTTGTCAAAGTTGCGGGATGCCGATAACATCAGAAGAACAATTCGGGCGTAATGCGGATGGCTCCAAGAATGAAGAATACTGTTCTTATTGCTATCGTGACGGGGCTTTTACTGAAAATTGCACGATGGACGAGATGATTGACCACTGTTTGCAATTCCTTGATGAATTCAATAAAGACATGGAACATCCTTACACGAAAGAAGAGGCTCGTGCTGAGATGCAAAAATTCTTTCCAATGTTGAAACGTTGGAGAAGTTGA
- a CDS encoding oligosaccharide flippase family protein yields MTLVISAILSRYMTTVEYGTYRQVIYIYSTLLMIFSFGLPGAYSYFLARVPVEEGQAVIRKFSVLFWGLSSVFSVTLFVGASWIAELLGNPLLTDNLKYFAMTPLLLMQVLCVEHVLTVYGMTHVVLVYALLSRILSVLCSVIPVIFFNTGVPGAIIGLTLASFGSFLVGMRLLTLPFKDVTRRKTDLTTADILRFSMPVFSSSLYGFVIGSASQFFVSRYLGVENFAMFANGYRELPIAGIVIGAVAGILLPEFSRMTKGGSDSKQYLVLWKNVVLKSAAVIYPFSLYCCIFAPEIMGVLYGTVYREAADLFRIVTIINLVRIVPYGPIMFALGKGKIFAKAHLVTALLLLGLDFLCVTFFPSLSAIAIIATTTTVFCLVVLMVSTARLLNTGLSRLMPWKSMFKILSVSTFSCFLGSCAVNLIGVTRDFPALLSGFLISIVIYLPLSYIAGINYARLLKPLVSTNQRK; encoded by the coding sequence ATGACATTGGTAATATCAGCTATTCTTAGCCGATATATGACTACTGTCGAGTATGGCACATATCGCCAGGTCATTTATATTTACTCGACTCTTTTGATGATCTTTTCTTTTGGGCTTCCAGGCGCATATTCCTACTTTCTTGCACGTGTCCCGGTAGAAGAAGGGCAGGCGGTGATTCGCAAATTCAGCGTGTTATTCTGGGGACTTTCTTCCGTCTTTTCAGTCACTCTGTTCGTAGGAGCATCATGGATAGCTGAATTACTCGGTAACCCGTTGCTAACCGATAATTTGAAATATTTTGCAATGACACCTTTGCTGTTGATGCAGGTATTGTGTGTCGAACACGTATTGACCGTGTACGGGATGACACATGTTGTGCTAGTGTACGCATTATTAAGTCGCATTCTCAGCGTACTTTGTTCTGTAATTCCCGTGATTTTTTTCAATACCGGGGTTCCCGGAGCCATAATCGGACTGACACTCGCTTCTTTCGGCTCATTTCTCGTTGGTATGCGCCTCTTGACATTACCCTTTAAAGATGTAACACGAAGAAAAACGGATTTGACAACCGCAGATATATTGCGATTCTCGATGCCTGTGTTTTCTTCGAGTTTGTATGGATTTGTCATTGGATCCGCAAGCCAATTTTTCGTGAGCCGTTATCTTGGGGTTGAAAATTTCGCCATGTTCGCAAACGGTTATAGGGAACTTCCGATTGCTGGCATCGTGATTGGTGCCGTTGCCGGTATTCTACTACCGGAATTTTCCCGGATGACAAAGGGAGGTTCCGATAGTAAGCAATATCTAGTTCTTTGGAAAAACGTAGTACTCAAGTCCGCAGCGGTGATATATCCATTTTCCTTGTATTGTTGCATTTTTGCCCCGGAAATAATGGGAGTGTTATATGGAACCGTTTATCGAGAAGCTGCTGATTTATTCCGAATAGTCACGATAATAAATTTGGTGCGTATCGTGCCGTACGGACCGATAATGTTCGCATTAGGCAAAGGCAAAATATTTGCCAAGGCCCATTTGGTCACGGCGCTACTATTGCTTGGACTTGATTTTCTTTGCGTTACCTTTTTCCCGTCTTTATCCGCAATCGCTATCATTGCAACGACAACCACTGTCTTTTGTCTTGTGGTTTTAATGGTAAGTACGGCACGACTCCTGAACACCGGGCTCTCGAGATTAATGCCATGGAAGTCCATGTTCAAAATTCTGTCCGTGTCAACCTTCTCATGCTTTTTAGGGAGTTGTGCGGTAAATTTAATAGGAGTTACCCGTGATTTTCCGGCTCTCCTCTCGGGATTTTTAATATCGATTGTTATCTATCTACCTCTTTCATATATCGCAGGGATTAATTATGCGAGGCTGTTGAAACCATTGGTGTCAACAAATCAACGAAAATGA